In the genome of Candidatus Reidiella endopervernicosa, one region contains:
- a CDS encoding surface lipoprotein assembly modifier: MKRWTNGLTVATIFLLGNGACTAAVDLLDDPQVQFLQAIEERNNGSLENAIELFKSILSEHPSLHRARLELAVAYYQALNFAEGRNQAMTVLNNPNTPANVRPKIRAFLDVLQANAQENRWSPFITLGFLYDTNVNAGPDDDTIPTGGGSIVLIPSAVARVDYGYNLSTGISHRYLAQSPISIADSEVSLVWYSKANVYRMDYNAENDRDLDLLSFSTGPTLVAARKYRAGINFSADHMRLGEDNEAYLNTYGVTPKISWIFYEQSAELTADIKLQKSDYLQDANDARDGYRYIGGLSLRKTLRRERMAVEGRVEFFDQETEEGRYAYKGSQLMLGASYQPSKRSNLYTRLQFEKSDYDELDGAFGVVRDEKKQRAIIGASHSFSKSSSLSGWTIDGSYAFTNNISNIELYEYRRKQLGIRVSRSF; the protein is encoded by the coding sequence GTGAAAAGATGGACCAATGGATTGACCGTAGCGACAATCTTTTTACTCGGAAACGGAGCGTGTACTGCCGCCGTGGATTTGCTGGACGATCCACAGGTGCAATTTCTTCAGGCCATTGAAGAGCGAAATAACGGTTCGCTTGAGAATGCAATTGAGCTTTTCAAGTCCATATTATCCGAGCACCCCTCACTGCATCGTGCCCGACTAGAACTGGCGGTTGCCTACTATCAGGCGCTTAACTTCGCAGAAGGTCGCAACCAGGCCATGACTGTCCTGAACAACCCAAACACACCCGCAAACGTGCGGCCAAAAATCAGGGCTTTTCTTGATGTACTGCAAGCCAACGCACAGGAGAACCGATGGTCACCCTTTATAACGCTCGGTTTTTTATACGACACAAATGTGAATGCAGGCCCCGATGACGACACTATTCCCACCGGGGGCGGCTCTATTGTCCTGATCCCCAGCGCCGTTGCGCGTGTAGACTATGGTTACAATCTCTCGACGGGCATCTCCCATCGCTATCTGGCACAAAGCCCAATCAGCATTGCTGACTCAGAGGTCAGTCTCGTCTGGTACTCGAAAGCCAACGTCTACCGGATGGATTACAACGCTGAAAATGACCGCGATCTTGATCTACTCTCATTCAGCACGGGGCCTACCCTAGTCGCTGCGAGAAAGTACCGTGCGGGCATAAACTTTAGCGCTGATCATATGCGCCTGGGTGAGGATAATGAGGCCTATCTCAACACCTACGGCGTAACCCCAAAGATCTCCTGGATCTTTTACGAACAGAGTGCCGAGCTGACCGCAGATATCAAACTGCAGAAATCTGATTATCTGCAAGATGCAAACGATGCGCGCGATGGTTACCGTTACATTGGAGGACTCTCACTGCGCAAGACACTACGACGCGAACGGATGGCCGTCGAGGGGCGCGTAGAATTCTTTGATCAGGAGACCGAAGAGGGGCGTTACGCCTATAAAGGTTCGCAGCTCATGCTGGGCGCCAGCTATCAACCTTCAAAGAGATCCAATCTCTACACCCGCCTACAGTTTGAAAAATCTGACTACGATGAGCTGGATGGCGCCTTTGGCGTAGTACGCGATGAGAAGAAGCAGCGCGCCATTATCGGTGCAAGCCATAGCTTCTCCAAGAGTAGTTCGCTCAGTGGTTGGACCATTGATGGCAGCTATGCATTCACCAATAATATTTCGAACATTGAGCTCTATGAATACCGTCGTAAACAGCTCGGTATTCGCGTAAGCCGCTCGTTTTAA
- a CDS encoding FecR family protein: protein MTNSLFKTLIITLATIANTTVVYAASTDDAGYIARQRNDVRINEDPAHKGDIFSSQDMIVTGEKIFSMLKFRDNSSMFVKANSKVSISEYQYNKNDPKDSKVVVELTEGGLRALSGAIGKANPQAVEFRTPVGTIGIRGTDFIVSIVDGQLFMEVLDGAIMVENTDGEPVLLQAGQVLVLGADGTLAAHGNQAKKIGKKSGAFTEFTKVSFSGDQENSPYSWGPWTVTDIANPTDSGDGSDGSSSTTALDETTIPNETASAK from the coding sequence ATGACTAACTCACTATTCAAAACTCTAATCATCACACTCGCCACAATAGCCAATACCACCGTCGTATACGCGGCTAGCACAGATGATGCGGGCTACATTGCAAGACAGCGAAATGATGTACGCATCAACGAAGACCCAGCTCATAAGGGCGACATCTTCTCTAGCCAGGACATGATCGTTACCGGCGAAAAAATCTTCTCAATGCTAAAATTTCGCGATAACAGCTCCATGTTTGTCAAAGCCAATAGCAAGGTCAGCATCAGTGAGTACCAGTACAACAAAAATGATCCCAAAGACTCAAAAGTCGTTGTGGAGCTTACCGAAGGAGGTTTACGTGCACTCAGTGGCGCCATCGGAAAAGCAAACCCACAGGCGGTCGAATTCCGCACACCGGTAGGCACAATTGGTATTCGCGGCACAGATTTCATTGTCAGCATTGTCGACGGACAACTCTTCATGGAGGTACTCGACGGTGCCATCATGGTCGAGAATACAGATGGCGAACCCGTGTTGTTGCAGGCGGGTCAGGTGTTAGTACTCGGTGCAGATGGAACTCTCGCCGCCCATGGCAATCAAGCCAAGAAAATAGGCAAAAAGAGCGGCGCATTTACCGAATTTACCAAGGTAAGCTTCTCTGGCGACCAGGAGAACTCACCCTACAGCTGGGGTCCTTGGACAGTAACCGATATCGCCAATCCAACCGACAGTGGTGATGGTTCAGACGGTAGCAGTTCTACCACCGCTCTGGATGAGACGACCATTCCTAACGAAACGGCCTCGGCGAAGTGA
- a CDS encoding EAL domain-containing protein, with protein sequence MKRAIFNAINNDELEMYYQPKFNPVTEEVTGLEAFVRWNHPDGHQLQAGEFIHVIEKDSELSLALDNWVLNHTLAQATDWTDKQYGLEFISINLSSWIQTDALTSIINNALTNTAYPSNKLSFECPWRILEMDTTLTTKTMRKIRESGACIITDGAPLDASALITARNTPIKLSKVCYTTLHKLIDESGVKAVSTQIRNWKKSGIKIAAVGVENDSEHELARQIDCHLSQGNRFKAPLSATDITALLVMIMETKIAFGI encoded by the coding sequence ATGAAGAGAGCCATCTTTAACGCGATCAACAACGATGAACTAGAGATGTACTACCAGCCAAAATTCAATCCTGTCACAGAAGAGGTGACCGGTCTTGAAGCATTTGTCAGGTGGAACCATCCGGACGGACATCAACTCCAGGCTGGCGAGTTTATCCACGTTATTGAAAAGGATTCTGAGCTAAGCCTAGCACTGGATAACTGGGTTCTGAACCATACACTCGCCCAAGCAACAGATTGGACCGACAAACAATATGGACTGGAGTTTATATCGATCAACCTCTCATCATGGATACAGACTGACGCACTAACATCGATCATAAACAACGCACTAACCAACACAGCCTATCCAAGCAACAAACTCTCATTTGAGTGTCCCTGGCGAATACTAGAGATGGACACGACACTTACCACCAAAACAATGCGCAAAATAAGAGAGTCAGGTGCCTGCATTATCACCGATGGCGCGCCACTTGATGCCAGCGCGTTAATAACGGCCCGTAATACGCCCATCAAACTCTCTAAAGTCTGCTACACAACACTACACAAACTCATCGACGAGAGCGGCGTCAAGGCCGTATCAACACAGATCAGGAATTGGAAAAAATCAGGGATAAAAATTGCTGCGGTAGGCGTTGAGAATGACAGCGAACATGAGCTAGCACGTCAAATTGATTGCCACCTCTCTCAGGGCAATCGCTTCAAAGCCCCACTGTCAGCAACAGACATCACCGCCCTACTTGTGATGATAATGGAAACCAAGATCGCATTTGGCATCTAA
- a CDS encoding adenylate/guanylate cyclase domain-containing protein — protein sequence MVVLVLLIFSNFWLWSAEHLVLNLAPQILLVLMLAVFNGFNSHFKSVRRERRIKGIFSQYIPPQLVHEMSEGGDDGFSLDGKTKELSVLFADIRGFTTISESLHAHDLRTFLNHFFTPMTRIIFDNRGTIDKYVGDMIMAFWGAPIDDKEHARNSVLAAYGMISEAKIMADQNEKDGLPRFDIGVGINTGAMSVGDMGSEYRRAYTVLGDSVNLASRLEGLTKYYGVDIIVGERTAELTKDNFIYRSLDIVKAKGKENAIEIYVPE from the coding sequence ATGGTTGTGTTGGTATTGCTGATATTTTCAAACTTCTGGTTATGGTCCGCGGAGCATTTGGTGCTTAATCTTGCGCCGCAGATCCTTTTGGTTCTGATGTTGGCTGTATTTAACGGTTTTAATAGTCATTTTAAAAGTGTCAGGCGTGAGAGGAGAATTAAGGGGATATTCAGTCAATATATTCCACCGCAACTTGTTCATGAGATGAGTGAGGGAGGAGATGACGGCTTTTCATTGGATGGTAAGACGAAAGAGCTGTCAGTGCTTTTTGCAGATATCCGTGGCTTTACAACCATTTCAGAGAGTTTACATGCACACGATTTGCGAACATTCCTGAATCACTTCTTTACGCCCATGACGCGTATTATTTTCGACAATCGTGGAACTATCGATAAGTATGTCGGCGATATGATTATGGCATTTTGGGGTGCGCCAATTGATGATAAAGAACATGCCAGAAACTCGGTGTTGGCTGCCTATGGAATGATCTCTGAGGCAAAGATCATGGCAGATCAAAACGAAAAAGATGGACTGCCTCGCTTCGATATTGGCGTTGGAATAAATACAGGAGCCATGAGTGTTGGTGATATGGGGTCTGAGTATCGTCGTGCCTATACTGTGTTGGGTGATTCGGTAAACCTCGCTTCGCGTCTGGAAGGTTTGACCAAATACTATGGTGTGGACATTATTGTTGGAGAGCGTACAGCTGAATTAACCAAGGATAATTTTATATATCGCTCGCTCGATATCGTTAAGGCGAAGGGTAAAGAGAATGCAATAGAGATCTATGTGCCAGAGTGA
- a CDS encoding CHASE2 domain-containing protein: MKNNRYLIPILLSLMLTLSMAVSTVYRAPYITPLLERLELMIYDIRLSSMLQSSEPALPVVIVDISEESLASIGQWPWPRDVIAKIVDRCFELGAAVVAFDVVFAEAERNSATVVIDKLNKSHLDDPQTRDRLLERIDLFDNNRVLAEALSHGEVVLGYAFNNDESNHNGVLPSPIVTDLSVERMSALMSPRGYSANIGLLQAASSGGGFFSLGLTPDSDGIIRRAPLVSIFKKQLYPSLALESVRRFMLDEYQINSSEIGESLSVDSIEIGGIRIPADSKGRMIIPR, from the coding sequence ATGAAAAACAATCGCTACTTAATCCCCATTCTCCTTAGCCTAATGCTGACGCTCTCTATGGCAGTCAGCACCGTTTATCGGGCACCCTATATAACACCGCTTTTAGAGCGGTTAGAACTCATGATTTATGACATTCGTCTCTCATCGATGCTGCAGAGCTCTGAGCCAGCTCTGCCAGTAGTTATTGTTGATATCAGTGAAGAGAGCCTCGCATCAATAGGGCAGTGGCCGTGGCCGAGAGATGTGATAGCTAAGATAGTAGATCGCTGCTTCGAGTTGGGAGCCGCTGTTGTAGCTTTTGATGTGGTTTTTGCTGAAGCTGAGCGAAATAGTGCGACTGTTGTCATCGATAAGCTCAACAAAAGTCATCTCGATGATCCGCAGACCCGAGATAGGCTCCTAGAGCGGATAGATCTTTTCGATAATAACCGTGTGCTTGCCGAAGCGCTGTCTCACGGTGAAGTTGTTCTTGGTTATGCATTTAATAACGATGAAAGTAACCATAATGGAGTTCTTCCATCGCCCATAGTAACAGATCTGTCTGTTGAGCGTATGAGCGCTTTGATGTCACCGAGAGGATATTCGGCAAACATAGGATTACTACAGGCTGCATCGTCAGGAGGCGGGTTCTTTTCACTCGGTCTTACGCCGGATTCGGACGGCATTATTCGACGGGCACCACTTGTCTCGATCTTCAAAAAACAACTCTATCCATCACTGGCGCTCGAATCAGTTCGCCGTTTCATGCTTGATGAGTATCAAATAAATTCATCAGAGATTGGTGAGTCTCTGTCAGTGGATAGTATTGAAATTGGCGGTATTCGAATACCTGCTGATAGTAAGGGGCGCATGATTATTCCTCGCTGA
- a CDS encoding substrate-binding domain-containing protein, whose protein sequence is MEWRTNIVLFVMVLFSLASSAVVAKAGSREFSDHLHVEKMPVGWEQQPIQYKKMPKDIDLAITLDQHLYPALTPLIERYAKSHALRIAVADGTCGISAGSLLDKRVDIGGFCCPAGEIDRLPGLTYHTLGIAAVALIVHTDNPVADVTLKQARDIYSGSIGSWSNIKPSFNQPIKTIARLHCKNRPGHWRLILDNEDMFSPVTREISTIADMVEITSRQINALGYESLWMASLYGGKRGVKALMIDGVKPSDDAALIGHRYPFYRSYNITTWSAKHLRSAHAEKLVDYIYQNFDQVDAKYGIVAADRLRDAGWQFSGDELIGSPVGR, encoded by the coding sequence TTGGAATGGCGCACCAATATAGTGCTGTTTGTAATGGTGCTGTTTTCACTGGCGAGCTCAGCAGTCGTTGCCAAAGCGGGTTCGCGGGAATTTAGTGATCATTTGCATGTTGAAAAGATGCCGGTGGGGTGGGAGCAGCAGCCGATACAGTATAAAAAGATGCCGAAGGATATCGATCTGGCCATCACGCTAGACCAACATCTCTACCCAGCATTAACGCCGCTGATTGAGCGTTATGCAAAAAGCCATGCTCTGCGCATTGCTGTTGCGGATGGCACCTGTGGTATCTCGGCGGGTTCGCTTCTCGACAAGAGGGTCGATATAGGTGGGTTCTGCTGTCCTGCCGGTGAGATAGATCGCCTACCAGGGCTTACTTATCACACGCTTGGAATAGCGGCGGTTGCGTTGATTGTGCATACAGACAATCCGGTGGCAGATGTCACGCTCAAACAAGCACGTGATATCTACAGTGGTAGTATTGGCTCGTGGAGCAATATCAAGCCGTCGTTTAATCAGCCGATCAAGACGATAGCCAGATTGCACTGTAAAAACCGCCCGGGACACTGGAGGCTGATTCTGGATAATGAGGATATGTTCAGTCCTGTGACGCGCGAGATCAGCACCATCGCAGATATGGTTGAAATCACCAGTAGGCAGATAAATGCTCTGGGATATGAGTCGTTATGGATGGCCTCGCTCTATGGTGGCAAGCGGGGGGTTAAGGCGTTGATGATTGATGGCGTAAAACCGAGTGATGATGCCGCTCTAATTGGGCATCGTTATCCCTTTTATCGTAGCTATAACATCACCACCTGGAGTGCGAAACATCTCCGCTCAGCGCATGCTGAGAAACTGGTTGATTATATCTATCAGAACTTTGATCAGGTCGATGCAAAGTATGGGATTGTCGCTGCGGATAGATTGCGGGATGCAGGTTGGCAGTTCTCGGGTGATGAGCTGATAGGATCACCAGTTGGTAGGTAG
- a CDS encoding CHASE2 domain-containing protein, which yields MLRRFFNTKYFPVSVGLFITLLACWMQITRVEPFHSLQKRMELIGYDLILRKTVHNQVAPDQRVIIVDIDEKSLKRIGRWPWPRNMLATMTQKLFEQGTVIVGYDQVFADAEENIARQLYTALESLDLGDAKSRSLLTDVEKIFNHDEQLAATIGQGDSVLGFMFNYSDVESARPAPPPAPFKISVAPSMTSIIEMPNYITNIESLEQNAIGHGFLTTFPDDDGIIRRTPLLLRYGEQIYPSLALEVVRSFLLLDDYSIHVEEIGDRYAVESILLGDKRIPTSDTGQVVVPFRGPSGSYRYVSASDVIEGLTPPGLFANSIVLVGTTAQGLNDLVPTPVESVFPGVEIHANIISAILDNSFLNVPAWAEGANLVILLITGLVLALLLPFLSPVMLLLSSVLVALIDFNLVSWLWSSHGYILNFASPIILTLMLAIPNMLYGLLNESQRRKELKSIFGQYIPPQLVEEMSKNNATDFGFEGESRVMTVLFADIRSFTTISESLSPSELKHLLNLFFTDMTRIIFENKGTIDKYVGDMIMAFWGAPIDDPNHRHHAILAALEMLKETERLKQSFKEQGLPEINIGIGLNTGTMSVGDMGSTFRRSYTVLGDAVNLGSRLEGQTKSYGVGLIVGETTHAEQTDILFRRLDLVQVKGKTEPVHIFEPICLRDEADEALFKEIEINEQAITLFQSGELKESLALYHSLAGSHPEIMVYRIYIGRINEILESNTPLDDWSGVHVLTTK from the coding sequence ATGTTGCGACGCTTCTTCAACACCAAATACTTTCCAGTATCGGTAGGCCTCTTTATCACACTGCTCGCCTGCTGGATGCAGATTACGCGCGTAGAACCGTTCCACTCCCTGCAAAAACGCATGGAGCTGATCGGCTACGACCTGATACTGCGCAAGACGGTCCACAATCAAGTCGCACCTGACCAGCGCGTCATCATTGTCGATATCGATGAAAAGAGTCTGAAACGCATCGGCCGCTGGCCGTGGCCAAGGAACATGCTCGCCACCATGACCCAAAAGCTCTTTGAGCAGGGCACCGTCATTGTCGGATATGACCAGGTCTTCGCCGATGCCGAAGAAAATATCGCCCGGCAACTATATACAGCGCTCGAGTCACTCGACCTTGGTGACGCCAAGAGCCGTTCGTTGTTGACCGATGTTGAAAAGATCTTCAATCATGACGAACAACTCGCTGCGACTATCGGCCAGGGCGATAGCGTACTCGGCTTCATGTTCAACTACTCCGATGTCGAGTCAGCGCGTCCAGCGCCACCACCAGCCCCCTTCAAAATCTCAGTCGCGCCGAGCATGACCAGCATCATCGAGATGCCGAACTACATCACCAATATCGAATCACTGGAACAGAACGCCATCGGTCACGGATTTCTGACCACCTTCCCCGATGATGACGGCATCATTCGACGCACTCCGTTATTACTGCGTTATGGCGAGCAGATCTACCCTTCACTCGCACTAGAGGTGGTGCGTAGCTTTCTGTTGCTAGACGATTACTCTATTCACGTCGAAGAGATCGGTGATCGTTACGCCGTAGAGAGCATCCTACTCGGCGACAAGCGCATCCCAACCTCAGATACCGGACAGGTAGTCGTCCCCTTCCGAGGACCATCAGGAAGCTACCGCTACGTCTCGGCCAGCGACGTGATCGAGGGGCTAACACCACCCGGATTATTCGCCAATTCTATTGTTCTGGTCGGAACCACCGCACAAGGTCTTAACGATCTTGTTCCTACGCCCGTAGAGAGCGTTTTTCCTGGCGTTGAGATTCACGCCAATATTATCAGCGCCATACTCGACAACTCCTTTCTCAACGTACCCGCCTGGGCGGAGGGCGCCAATCTGGTCATCCTGTTGATCACCGGTCTGGTACTCGCACTACTACTGCCCTTTCTCAGCCCTGTGATGCTGCTGCTCAGCTCGGTTCTCGTAGCGTTGATCGACTTCAACCTGGTCAGCTGGCTCTGGAGCAGTCACGGATACATCCTAAACTTCGCCAGCCCGATCATCCTGACCCTGATGCTGGCGATACCCAACATGCTCTACGGCCTGCTCAACGAATCGCAGCGGCGCAAAGAGCTGAAATCGATTTTCGGTCAATACATACCTCCACAGCTGGTAGAGGAGATGAGCAAGAACAACGCCACCGACTTCGGTTTTGAGGGTGAGAGTCGTGTGATGACGGTACTGTTTGCCGATATTCGCAGCTTCACCACCATCTCCGAATCTCTCAGCCCATCAGAGCTAAAGCACCTGCTCAACCTCTTTTTCACCGATATGACCCGCATCATTTTCGAGAACAAGGGCACCATCGATAAGTATGTCGGCGATATGATCATGGCCTTCTGGGGGGCGCCAATCGACGATCCTAACCACCGTCACCACGCCATCCTCGCCGCACTGGAGATGCTTAAGGAGACTGAAAGGCTGAAGCAGAGCTTCAAGGAGCAGGGATTACCGGAAATCAATATCGGCATCGGCCTCAACACCGGCACCATGAGTGTCGGCGACATGGGCTCGACCTTTCGTCGCTCCTATACCGTGCTAGGCGATGCGGTCAATCTGGGGTCTCGCCTGGAGGGACAGACCAAGAGTTACGGCGTTGGTTTGATTGTTGGCGAGACAACCCACGCCGAGCAGACCGACATCCTATTTCGCCGCCTCGATCTGGTACAGGTGAAGGGCAAGACCGAACCGGTGCACATCTTCGAACCGATCTGTCTTCGTGATGAGGCGGATGAAGCACTATTCAAAGAGATTGAGATTAATGAACAGGCCATCACCCTCTTTCAGAGCGGCGAACTTAAGGAGTCTCTGGCGCTCTACCATAGCCTCGCAGGGAGCCACCCCGAGATCATGGTCTACCGCATCTATATTGGTCGTATTAATGAGATCCTGGAAAGCAACACGCCGCTCGATGATTGGAGCGGCGTGCACGTATTAACAACCAAGTAA
- a CDS encoding ammonium transporter has translation MSGLQAGSDVLFVLLGAIMVLAMHAGFAFLEVGTVRSKNQVNALVKIIADFAVSTIAYFFIGYSVAYGMSFFDAAPVLSEKNGYELVKFFFLLTFAAAIPAIISGGIAERAKFNPQLAATFVLVALIYPFFEGITWNGNYGVQAWIEATFGAQFHDFAGSVVVHGMGGWLALGAVVMLGHRQGRYGKNGEMYAHPPSSIPFLALGAWILTVGWFGFNVMSAQAVEGISGLVAVNSLMAMVGGILAALFFGKNDPGFVHNGPLAGLVAVCAGSDLMHPMGALITGLIAGGLFVWTFTLTQNRWKIDDVLGVWPLHGLCGAWGGIAAGIFGLEALGGMGGVTFMAQLAGTVLGLSIALVGGFVVYGGLKKIVGLRLSQEEEYEGADLTIHKISATPD, from the coding sequence ATGAGCGGTCTGCAAGCTGGAAGTGATGTTCTTTTTGTACTGTTAGGCGCGATTATGGTGCTGGCGATGCATGCCGGATTTGCCTTTCTTGAGGTCGGAACCGTGCGCAGTAAGAATCAGGTCAATGCGCTGGTGAAGATCATCGCTGATTTCGCCGTCTCCACCATCGCCTACTTCTTTATTGGTTATAGCGTCGCCTACGGTATGAGCTTCTTCGACGCAGCCCCGGTGCTCTCAGAGAAAAATGGTTATGAGTTGGTGAAGTTCTTCTTCCTGCTCACCTTTGCTGCGGCGATTCCAGCCATTATCTCTGGTGGTATCGCCGAGCGCGCCAAGTTCAATCCGCAGCTGGCTGCGACCTTCGTTCTGGTCGCGTTGATCTACCCCTTCTTCGAGGGCATCACCTGGAACGGTAACTACGGTGTACAGGCATGGATTGAGGCGACCTTTGGCGCTCAGTTCCATGACTTTGCTGGTTCGGTGGTTGTTCACGGCATGGGGGGTTGGCTGGCGCTGGGTGCGGTAGTGATGCTTGGTCACCGACAGGGTCGTTACGGTAAAAATGGTGAGATGTATGCGCATCCGCCGAGCAGTATTCCCTTTCTCGCACTCGGTGCATGGATCCTGACTGTCGGTTGGTTCGGCTTTAACGTGATGTCAGCACAGGCGGTTGAGGGCATCTCTGGTCTGGTGGCGGTTAACTCGCTGATGGCAATGGTTGGCGGTATTCTCGCCGCACTCTTCTTTGGAAAGAATGACCCGGGTTTTGTCCACAATGGTCCGCTTGCTGGCCTGGTTGCTGTCTGTGCCGGGTCCGATCTGATGCACCCTATGGGGGCGCTGATTACCGGTCTGATCGCTGGTGGCCTGTTTGTCTGGACCTTCACCCTGACCCAGAATCGCTGGAAGATCGATGACGTACTGGGTGTCTGGCCGCTGCATGGTCTCTGTGGTGCCTGGGGTGGTATCGCAGCCGGTATCTTCGGTCTTGAGGCGTTGGGCGGTATGGGTGGAGTGACCTTCATGGCGCAGTTGGCTGGAACCGTGCTCGGTCTTTCGATCGCGCTGGTAGGAGGCTTTGTGGTCTATGGCGGACTGAAGAAGATTGTTGGTCTGCGCCTCTCTCAGGAGGAGGAGTATGAGGGTGCCGATCTGACCATTCACAAGATCAGCGCTACACCGGACTAA
- a CDS encoding response regulator transcription factor translates to MRIALLEDDVELANMMQLWLEAEGHECSSFETGQNYTRALGRESYDLLIIDWMLPDTSGDEVLGWVREHIDWPIPVLFVTQRDSKEDIVKALEIGADDYMIKPVNRMEMMARVNALGRRAQVNQEKKGTLEADPYMIDFGSRRIAVAGKSVEMTQKEFDLASFLFRNVGRVISRGHILESVWGQSAQITTRTVDTHISRIRNKLHLSPENGWKLTAIYQHGYRLERIE, encoded by the coding sequence TTGCGAATAGCGCTACTAGAGGACGATGTAGAGCTGGCCAACATGATGCAGCTGTGGCTGGAGGCCGAGGGGCACGAGTGTAGTAGCTTCGAGACCGGACAGAACTATACGCGCGCACTTGGGCGCGAAAGTTATGACCTGCTCATTATCGACTGGATGCTTCCGGACACGAGCGGTGATGAGGTGCTCGGCTGGGTGCGTGAACATATCGACTGGCCGATCCCGGTCCTCTTTGTCACGCAACGCGACAGTAAAGAAGATATCGTCAAGGCACTGGAGATCGGTGCCGACGACTACATGATAAAACCGGTCAATCGCATGGAGATGATGGCCCGCGTTAATGCACTAGGTCGTCGTGCACAGGTCAATCAGGAGAAGAAAGGCACTCTCGAAGCCGACCCTTATATGATCGATTTCGGTTCACGTCGCATCGCCGTTGCCGGTAAATCGGTCGAAATGACGCAAAAAGAGTTCGATCTCGCCAGCTTCCTGTTCCGCAATGTCGGTCGTGTTATCTCACGTGGTCACATTCTCGAGAGCGTCTGGGGTCAGTCGGCGCAGATCACCACCCGCACCGTCGACACTCACATCAGCCGTATTCGCAACAAGCTCCACCTCTCCCCCGAGAACGGCTGGAAGCTGACCGCGATCTACCAGCACGGCTACCGCCTCGAACGTATCGAATAA
- a CDS encoding AEC family transporter: MENVLFQMAALILCGVAWRVVRPLDLDADSARRTLTGLVYVLLLPALVIRVLWQAPLGIEAVQIAIIAAATVVVGLLLSWSICRLCSTPKPVAGALLLAAAFPNATYMGLPVLTETLGEWASRIAIQYDLFACTPLLLTVGILIARRHGENTSNESMLRTLLTVPPLWAAAAAVTLNLGSVPFPAWLEHLLNTMGMAVIPLMLIALGMGLRWDTWRPAMLPKLIPILLIQLLIQPLLALWLADLQGLQGEVKMAIVLEAAMPSMVLGIVLADRYKLDTGLYAAAVTLSTAVSLVTLPLWFSWLA, translated from the coding sequence ATGGAAAATGTTCTATTCCAAATGGCCGCACTAATCCTCTGCGGCGTCGCCTGGCGTGTGGTACGGCCACTCGACCTCGATGCCGACAGTGCCCGCCGCACCCTCACCGGCCTGGTCTATGTACTGCTACTCCCAGCATTAGTCATTCGTGTTCTATGGCAGGCGCCACTCGGCATCGAGGCAGTACAGATCGCGATTATTGCCGCAGCCACCGTCGTTGTCGGCCTGCTCCTCTCCTGGAGTATCTGCCGTCTCTGCTCAACGCCTAAGCCGGTTGCTGGCGCTCTACTGCTTGCCGCCGCCTTTCCTAACGCCACCTATATGGGCCTCCCGGTACTCACCGAAACCCTCGGTGAATGGGCCAGCCGTATCGCTATCCAGTACGATCTTTTCGCCTGCACACCACTACTACTCACCGTCGGCATCCTGATCGCACGCCGCCACGGCGAGAACACCAGCAACGAGTCGATGTTACGTACGCTGCTTACGGTTCCTCCACTCTGGGCTGCAGCGGCAGCCGTGACGCTAAACCTCGGCAGCGTCCCCTTCCCCGCCTGGCTGGAACATCTGCTTAATACCATGGGCATGGCGGTCATTCCGCTGATGCTGATCGCACTCGGTATGGGACTGCGCTGGGATACCTGGCGTCCGGCGATGTTACCGAAGTTGATTCCAATACTGCTGATCCAGCTACTGATACAACCGCTGCTGGCACTATGGCTTGCCGATCTGCAGGGCCTGCAGGGTGAGGTCAAAATGGCCATCGTTCTTGAAGCGGCGATGCCAAGCATGGTGCTCGGCATCGTGCTTGCTGATCGCTACAAGCTCGACACCGGGCTCTACGCAGCTGCGGTGACACTCTCCACCGCCGTCAGCCTGGTCACCCTACCGCTATGGTTCAGCTGGCTCGCCTAA